A single window of Oceanispirochaeta sp. M1 DNA harbors:
- a CDS encoding SDR family NAD(P)-dependent oxidoreductase — MAPETDSNITKEDIDKCIEVLSSLAQNNDQFALLPDEQRIELMKAAGIVSKPDSLQRKHRTKLIRKMERQKIVKEERKARASTGIRLAREADVFTAPAQLQLCENPDDTKEDRKLHSPRNCYVCKAEFTALHSFYDSMCPSCAEFNYQKRFQSADLSGQVALITGSRLKIGYQATLMMLRAGATVIATTRFPADSALRYAKEPGYKEWGDRLHIYGLDLRHTPSVEMFCSHIEETYSRLDILINNAAQTVRRPPGFYTHLMENEKKPIQELPAEAQSLMMNFQDCIKKLDSFHWAKQDTSMPVSWNGNKPAMGLRDSALLSQIPYTHDENHSVEEVFPEGKLDVDLQQVDLRKTNSWRLKLGEIQTAEMLEIQLVNAVAPFVLCNRLSTMMKRDNTGQKHIVNVTAMEGKFYRFKKKARHPHTNMAKAALNMLTHTSARELADEGIYMNAVDTGWVTDEDPAQLSKLKEDLHDFQPPLDIVDGAARICDPFFDGINTGKHWCGKFLKDYFPIDW, encoded by the coding sequence ATGGCTCCAGAGACAGACAGTAACATTACTAAAGAAGATATCGACAAATGCATTGAGGTTCTCTCTTCTCTGGCCCAAAACAATGATCAGTTTGCTCTTCTACCTGATGAGCAGAGAATTGAACTTATGAAGGCTGCGGGAATCGTCTCCAAGCCCGACAGCCTGCAAAGAAAGCATAGAACCAAGCTGATCCGAAAAATGGAAAGGCAGAAGATTGTCAAAGAAGAGAGAAAAGCCAGAGCCTCCACCGGAATACGCCTGGCAAGAGAAGCGGATGTATTTACAGCACCTGCTCAGCTGCAGCTCTGTGAGAATCCGGACGATACCAAAGAAGACCGGAAACTCCACTCTCCCAGAAACTGTTATGTCTGTAAGGCTGAATTTACGGCTCTTCACTCTTTCTATGATTCCATGTGCCCCAGCTGTGCGGAATTTAATTACCAGAAAAGATTTCAGAGTGCTGACTTAAGCGGTCAGGTAGCTCTGATTACAGGTTCCCGACTTAAAATCGGATATCAGGCAACTCTGATGATGCTGAGGGCTGGAGCAACAGTAATAGCCACAACCCGCTTCCCCGCTGATTCAGCTCTGCGCTATGCCAAAGAACCGGGATACAAAGAATGGGGTGATCGCCTCCATATATATGGCTTGGATCTTAGACATACACCCAGTGTCGAGATGTTCTGCAGCCATATTGAGGAAACCTACAGCCGTCTGGATATACTGATCAACAATGCAGCCCAGACTGTACGAAGGCCTCCCGGATTCTATACACACCTGATGGAAAATGAGAAAAAACCAATCCAGGAACTACCTGCAGAGGCTCAGTCCCTTATGATGAATTTTCAGGACTGTATAAAAAAACTTGATTCCTTCCACTGGGCAAAACAGGATACATCCATGCCAGTTTCATGGAATGGAAACAAACCCGCCATGGGTCTGAGAGACTCGGCTCTTCTTTCTCAGATACCCTATACACATGATGAGAATCACAGTGTGGAAGAAGTATTTCCTGAAGGGAAACTTGATGTGGATCTCCAACAGGTTGATCTTCGCAAAACAAACAGCTGGCGCCTTAAACTTGGTGAGATTCAGACAGCAGAGATGCTTGAGATCCAGCTTGTTAATGCGGTAGCCCCTTTTGTTCTGTGTAACAGACTCTCCACTATGATGAAAAGAGACAACACGGGACAAAAGCATATTGTTAATGTAACGGCCATGGAAGGGAAATTTTACAGATTTAAGAAGAAAGCTCGTCATCCCCATACCAATATGGCCAAGGCTGCTCTCAATATGCTTACCCACACTTCGGCTAGAGAGCTGGCTGATGAGGGTATATATATGAACGCTGTAGATACCGGATGGGTTACTGATGAAGATCCTGCTCAGCTTTCTAAACTCAAAGAAGATCTTCATGACTTCCAGCCGCCTCTGGACATTGTAGACGGGGCAGCCAGAATCTGTGACCCTTTCTTTGACGGCATAAATACCGGCAAACACTGGTGTGGTAAGTTTCTGAAAGACTATTTCCCCATAGACTGGTAA
- a CDS encoding site-2 protease family protein: MLFSLSITELIFLVPILLMSLAVHEFFHGWVSSLQGDPVPRLEGRLTLNPFKHLDLWGTLMLLTVGFGWAKPVHIDIESYKKKYPGLVLTSLAGPFSNLLIAILFTLLLRFVYLNDALDFMRTQAVVTVIQYVLIINILLFLFNLIPIPPLDGSRVVTAIFNKKTGFVTSYNRWGVYILLAILLINRTLDVEILPISRMMGGVLRVMFALIIPEMSA, from the coding sequence ATGCTGTTCAGTCTGTCTATTACGGAATTGATTTTTCTGGTTCCCATCCTGTTGATGAGCCTGGCGGTTCATGAGTTTTTTCACGGTTGGGTCTCTTCTCTACAGGGAGATCCTGTTCCCCGTCTGGAAGGGAGGCTGACCCTCAATCCCTTTAAGCATCTTGATCTCTGGGGAACCCTGATGCTCCTCACAGTAGGTTTCGGTTGGGCAAAGCCGGTGCATATTGATATTGAGAGCTATAAAAAGAAATATCCGGGTCTGGTACTGACCTCACTGGCAGGACCTTTTTCAAATCTGCTGATAGCCATCCTCTTTACACTCCTTCTCAGGTTTGTTTATCTCAATGATGCTTTAGATTTTATGAGAACCCAAGCCGTAGTGACAGTTATCCAGTATGTTCTGATTATCAATATTCTCCTTTTTCTCTTCAATTTGATTCCTATTCCTCCATTGGACGGCTCCAGAGTTGTAACGGCAATATTCAATAAAAAGACTGGGTTTGTTACATCTTACAATCGCTGGGGAGTTTATATCCTTCTTGCAATTCTCCTGATCAACAGAACTCTGGATGTGGAGATTCTCCCTATCAGCAGGATGATGGGCGGAGTATTAAGGGTTATGTTTGCTCTGATTATCCCGGAGATGTCGGCTTAG
- a CDS encoding PTS sugar transporter subunit IIA encodes MSILELISEDCIKVPLESRRKNDLLHEMIDMLKDAGKIEDADTIYQAVSSREDQGSTGLGEGIAIPHAKTDAVSEMTLAIGISPDGIDFESLDGEDAKVFFMILAPSNKAGQHIEALSEVARLTRSAAFMRTLIHSENAAEVLELFQE; translated from the coding sequence ATGAGTATACTTGAACTGATATCCGAAGACTGCATAAAGGTTCCTCTTGAAAGCAGGAGGAAAAACGATCTGCTCCATGAAATGATAGACATGCTCAAAGACGCAGGAAAGATAGAAGATGCCGACACTATCTACCAGGCTGTCAGCAGCCGGGAAGATCAGGGCAGTACCGGACTGGGAGAAGGCATCGCCATTCCCCATGCTAAAACAGATGCAGTTTCAGAGATGACCCTGGCCATCGGCATCTCCCCGGACGGGATAGATTTCGAATCTCTGGACGGAGAGGATGCTAAGGTTTTCTTTATGATTCTTGCCCCCTCAAATAAAGCCGGACAACACATTGAAGCCCTCTCCGAAGTGGCAAGACTCACCCGCTCAGCCGCCTTTATGAGGACTCTGATCCACTCGGAAAATGCCGCAGAAGTCCTGGAGCTCTTTCAGGAATAG
- a CDS encoding universal stress protein: protein MAGPIQNILVYVDGSEESVTAAEYAVCLAKKTGAKLSAVYVVNTRALNDLVKSRIFIASEEQEYQEDLENDAQKYLDHVKELSHKKGQAVELYQKNGAIHSEIKHLVEDLDADLLIIGELSKIQSRRDEFYNEVERAMRSVSCSVLIAKDEDLIWSQYESLV, encoded by the coding sequence ATGGCAGGACCAATACAAAACATTCTGGTTTATGTAGACGGAAGCGAAGAATCGGTCACGGCGGCGGAATATGCTGTCTGCCTTGCAAAAAAAACGGGTGCAAAATTAAGTGCCGTCTATGTTGTTAATACAAGAGCTCTGAACGACCTGGTCAAATCCCGGATCTTTATTGCCTCGGAAGAACAGGAATACCAGGAAGACCTTGAAAATGATGCCCAGAAATATCTGGACCATGTAAAGGAACTGTCCCATAAAAAAGGTCAGGCAGTGGAACTGTACCAGAAAAACGGAGCCATCCATTCGGAGATAAAACATCTTGTGGAAGACCTGGATGCAGACCTTCTGATTATCGGTGAACTGTCCAAGATTCAGAGCCGTAGAGATGAGTTCTACAACGAAGTGGAAAGGGCCATGCGCTCTGTATCCTGCTCTGTACTGATAGCAAAAGACGAGGACCTTATTTGGTCCCAGTACGAATCTCTCGTATAA
- a CDS encoding V-type ATP synthase subunit D: MRKNTAPTKTNLMALKNELKFASLGHELLDQKRNILVMELLNLVDQAVDFQEKADKTLTTAFSSLEDAALDMGKRRLLTLSSAIRVESEVKLSQRKVMGVSLPVVQTEYSGEAPWYSPTGNSYHVDMAVDDFRKALEMTGKLAELKISIMRLAREVKKTIRKVNALEKIAIPDLEETVAHIQNRLEENERDMLILMKRVKSRLESKRMNP; this comes from the coding sequence ATGAGAAAGAACACGGCCCCCACCAAGACAAACCTCATGGCTCTTAAAAACGAACTGAAGTTTGCCAGTCTGGGACATGAGCTGCTGGATCAAAAGAGGAACATCCTTGTGATGGAGCTTCTCAATCTGGTGGATCAGGCAGTGGATTTCCAGGAGAAAGCCGATAAAACACTGACCACGGCCTTCAGCTCTCTTGAGGATGCTGCCCTGGATATGGGTAAACGTCGTCTTTTGACACTATCCAGTGCCATAAGAGTGGAATCAGAAGTGAAGCTGAGCCAGAGAAAGGTGATGGGCGTATCCCTCCCGGTCGTTCAAACCGAATACAGTGGAGAGGCCCCCTGGTACTCCCCCACCGGAAACAGCTATCACGTTGATATGGCGGTAGATGATTTCCGGAAAGCCCTGGAGATGACGGGGAAACTGGCTGAACTCAAGATATCCATCATGCGTCTGGCGAGGGAGGTCAAAAAGACAATCCGCAAGGTTAATGCTCTGGAGAAAATTGCCATCCCCGATCTTGAGGAGACAGTGGCTCATATTCAGAATAGACTGGAAGAAAATGAACGGGACATGCTCATTCTTATGAAGCGTGTTAAAAGTAGACTTGAAAGTAAAAGGATGAACCCTTAA
- a CDS encoding V-type ATP synthase subunit B codes for MDKDLKKKLLSAREYVGVDQIEGPLVFVKNTHPVGYRELVEIRDRQGNIRLGTVLDTSDEVTVVQVFAGTSGLNMPDTRVSFKGEPQTLGVSKKMLGRVFNGLGQPIDGGAAPRAVRQTDVNGRPINPVAREYPRNFIQTGISVIDGMNTLIRGQKLPIFSGNGLPHNELAAQITRQAKVKGQDTDFAVVFAAMGVKHDVARYFIDSFEKSGVLEKVALFLSLADDPSIERIITPRSALTLAEHLAFDEGMHVLVVMTDMSNYCESLREISTLRGEIPSRKGYPGYLYSDLAELYERSGMLKGFKGSITQLPILTMPNDDISHPIPDLSGYITEGQIVFERDMHARGLYPPVAGLPSLSRLMKDGIGVGMTREDHPHLASQLFAAYSYVKDVRNLASVIGEEELTPLDHQYMDFGEHFEKKFINQRSDEDRSIEETLDRGWEALSLLPAEELHRVTEEEIDEYYGTIAAKTPEAGIK; via the coding sequence ATGGATAAGGATCTGAAGAAAAAGCTCTTAAGCGCCAGAGAATATGTAGGAGTGGATCAGATAGAAGGCCCCCTGGTCTTTGTGAAAAACACCCATCCTGTGGGTTACAGAGAACTGGTGGAGATCCGGGACCGTCAGGGAAATATCCGTCTGGGAACCGTATTGGATACCTCTGATGAAGTAACCGTAGTCCAGGTATTTGCAGGAACCTCGGGTCTGAATATGCCCGATACCCGGGTCAGCTTCAAGGGAGAACCCCAGACTCTGGGTGTCAGTAAGAAGATGCTGGGCCGTGTATTTAACGGACTTGGCCAGCCCATAGATGGGGGTGCCGCTCCCCGGGCCGTCAGACAGACAGATGTAAACGGCAGGCCTATTAATCCTGTAGCCAGAGAGTATCCCAGAAATTTCATACAGACTGGAATCTCTGTCATTGATGGGATGAACACACTGATCCGCGGTCAGAAACTCCCCATATTTTCGGGCAACGGACTCCCCCATAATGAGCTGGCAGCCCAGATCACAAGACAGGCCAAGGTTAAGGGTCAGGATACGGACTTTGCGGTGGTCTTTGCCGCCATGGGTGTCAAGCACGATGTGGCACGTTATTTTATCGACTCCTTTGAAAAATCGGGTGTACTGGAAAAAGTTGCCCTCTTCCTCTCCCTGGCTGATGACCCTTCAATTGAAAGAATCATCACACCCCGAAGTGCCCTCACACTGGCAGAACACCTCGCCTTTGACGAAGGGATGCATGTGCTTGTGGTGATGACGGATATGTCAAACTACTGCGAATCACTGAGAGAGATCTCAACACTGCGCGGTGAAATACCCTCAAGAAAAGGATATCCCGGATATCTCTATTCAGACCTGGCAGAACTCTATGAAAGATCTGGAATGCTCAAGGGATTCAAGGGCTCCATCACACAGCTCCCCATCCTGACCATGCCCAATGACGATATATCCCATCCCATTCCCGACCTCTCGGGATATATAACCGAGGGACAGATTGTATTTGAACGGGACATGCATGCCAGAGGACTCTACCCCCCTGTGGCCGGACTTCCCTCCCTCTCCCGTCTGATGAAGGACGGAATTGGAGTTGGAATGACCCGGGAAGACCATCCTCATCTGGCCAGCCAGCTCTTTGCCGCCTACAGCTATGTAAAGGATGTACGGAACCTGGCCTCGGTTATCGGAGAAGAGGAACTCACTCCCCTGGATCACCAGTATATGGACTTTGGAGAACACTTTGAGAAGAAATTCATCAACCAGAGATCCGATGAAGACAGAAGCATAGAAGAGACCCTGGACAGAGGATGGGAAGCCCTGAGCCTTCTGCCTGCAGAAGAGCTGCACAGAGTCACCGAAGAAGAGATAGACGAATATTACGGTACGATTGCCGCCAAAACACCCGAGGCCGGAATCAAATGA
- a CDS encoding V-type ATP synthase subunit A: MSERIAGRVKRVNGPVIEASNISDALMMEMIFVGEQRLVGEVIKLHGDKAVIQVYEDTTGVAPGDNIYGSGESLSVSLGPGLMGTIYDGIQRPLESLFAQSGVFIEKGLSYSSLDIEKVWDFTPLVHEGDFVSQGQIIGTVQETQRIEHRILIPPGINGKIRSIAAAGSYKVTHKIVTIEGDTADQKATDLTMVQNWPIRKPRPTAERKPLNIPLITGQRVIDTLFPLAKGGTVAIPGGFGTGKTMTQHAIAKWCDADIIVYIGCGERGNEMTDVLNEFPELIDPSTGRSLMERTILIANTSNMPVSAREASIYTGISIAEYYRDQGYHVAIMADSTSRWAEALRELSGRMEEMPAEEGFPAYLPTRIAEFYERAGYMETLSGREGSVSIIGAVSPPGGDFSEPVTQHTRRFVRCFWGLDRQLANARHYPAIGWLDSYSEYLNDISPWWEERVGPAWAEDRREILELLHKEVRLQQIVKLVGPDALPDSQRFIIEVCTVFKNAFLQQNAFDDIDRYSTAEKQMRMLAIILCYWRRGNEAIRRGVTIVKLRRMKVLQEIIKMKLTIANDKVEKFDRLEAKLERSLDRLGAIYG; this comes from the coding sequence ATGAGCGAACGTATAGCCGGCAGGGTCAAAAGAGTAAACGGCCCCGTTATAGAAGCCTCAAATATTTCCGATGCCCTGATGATGGAGATGATCTTTGTGGGCGAACAGAGACTAGTAGGTGAAGTAATCAAACTTCACGGAGATAAAGCCGTAATACAGGTATATGAAGATACAACCGGTGTAGCACCGGGAGACAATATTTATGGATCGGGAGAATCCCTGAGCGTAAGCCTGGGCCCCGGACTCATGGGAACAATCTATGATGGAATCCAGCGTCCCCTGGAGTCCCTCTTCGCCCAGTCAGGTGTGTTTATTGAAAAAGGACTGAGCTACTCTTCCCTGGATATAGAAAAGGTCTGGGACTTTACCCCTCTGGTACATGAAGGTGATTTTGTAAGTCAGGGACAGATTATAGGAACTGTGCAGGAGACCCAGAGGATTGAACACCGCATATTGATTCCTCCCGGAATCAATGGGAAGATCCGCAGCATTGCGGCGGCAGGCTCCTATAAAGTCACTCATAAGATCGTGACGATTGAAGGCGATACAGCTGATCAGAAAGCGACAGACCTTACAATGGTGCAGAACTGGCCTATCAGAAAACCCCGCCCCACTGCGGAACGCAAGCCCCTTAACATCCCCCTTATTACCGGACAGAGAGTCATAGACACCCTCTTTCCCCTTGCCAAGGGCGGAACTGTGGCCATCCCCGGAGGATTCGGCACGGGTAAAACCATGACCCAGCATGCCATCGCCAAGTGGTGCGATGCGGATATTATTGTCTACATAGGATGCGGGGAGCGGGGCAACGAGATGACCGATGTTCTCAACGAGTTTCCCGAGCTTATAGATCCCTCAACCGGACGAAGTCTGATGGAGAGAACCATTCTGATTGCCAACACCTCCAATATGCCGGTTTCCGCAAGAGAAGCCAGCATCTATACGGGGATCAGCATCGCAGAATACTACAGAGACCAGGGTTACCATGTGGCTATTATGGCCGACTCCACATCCCGCTGGGCCGAGGCCCTCAGGGAACTCTCAGGAAGAATGGAAGAGATGCCTGCAGAAGAGGGATTCCCCGCCTATCTGCCTACTCGAATCGCCGAATTCTACGAAAGAGCCGGTTATATGGAGACCCTGTCGGGCAGAGAGGGCTCCGTATCCATCATCGGTGCTGTGTCTCCTCCGGGAGGCGACTTTTCTGAGCCCGTTACCCAGCATACAAGACGTTTTGTCCGCTGTTTCTGGGGACTGGACCGGCAGCTGGCCAATGCCCGTCACTATCCCGCAATCGGCTGGCTGGACAGTTACAGTGAATACCTGAATGATATCAGCCCCTGGTGGGAAGAGAGGGTCGGTCCCGCCTGGGCCGAGGATCGCAGAGAGATCCTCGAACTTCTGCATAAAGAGGTACGTCTGCAGCAGATCGTAAAACTGGTTGGCCCCGATGCCCTCCCCGACAGCCAGAGGTTTATCATCGAAGTCTGTACAGTTTTTAAGAATGCCTTTCTGCAGCAGAATGCCTTTGACGACATTGACCGTTATTCCACAGCCGAGAAACAGATGCGCATGCTGGCAATAATTCTCTGCTACTGGAGAAGAGGAAACGAAGCTATCCGCCGGGGTGTAACCATTGTAAAACTCAGAAGAATGAAGGTACTCCAGGAGATCATCAAGATGAAACTGACAATTGCCAATGACAAGGTTGAGAAATTCGACCGTCTGGAAGCAAAACTGGAACGCTCACTGGATCGTCTGGGGGCTATCTATGGATAA
- a CDS encoding V-type ATP synthase subunit E family protein, with protein sequence MKQSESSSELLRSILQSAESEARTILETADSRAEETVDSAREKAAKILNEADKKALAHSKEVKKNSGSSLSLLQSRQELKNSSKLYSEVQNRVKIRLKGLNESDSYRTLLKGFVLEAALGLIESSEEGDFIINGGSLERNLMDDRFLKEVKEELKKRFGIDHGFVFSSAAVLPERGVEITDSSGRWAFRNSFSARMLRYEDEIRELIDARLHDEENL encoded by the coding sequence ATGAAGCAATCGGAATCAAGCTCTGAACTCCTGAGGAGCATTCTGCAGTCCGCAGAATCCGAAGCCCGAACCATACTGGAAACAGCGGACAGCCGGGCGGAAGAAACAGTAGACAGCGCCCGTGAAAAGGCAGCAAAAATCCTCAATGAAGCCGACAAAAAGGCCCTTGCCCATAGTAAGGAAGTAAAGAAGAACAGCGGCTCCAGTCTCAGTCTTCTGCAGAGCAGACAGGAACTCAAGAACTCATCGAAACTCTATAGTGAAGTACAGAACAGGGTTAAAATAAGGCTGAAAGGCCTTAATGAGTCCGATTCCTACAGAACCCTCCTTAAAGGGTTTGTCCTGGAAGCGGCTCTTGGGCTGATCGAGAGCTCTGAAGAGGGTGATTTTATTATCAACGGCGGCTCATTGGAGAGAAATCTGATGGACGACCGCTTTCTGAAAGAGGTAAAAGAGGAACTGAAGAAACGCTTCGGCATAGATCACGGTTTTGTCTTCTCCTCTGCAGCAGTACTCCCTGAACGGGGTGTAGAAATTACGGACAGCAGTGGACGCTGGGCTTTCCGAAACAGCTTCAGCGCCCGAATGCTCCGCTATGAAGATGAAATCAGAGAACTCATCGATGCCCGGCTTCATGATGAGGAGAACTTATGA
- a CDS encoding V-type ATP synthase subunit F, with amino-acid sequence MKYFVIGDEDTVLGFGMVGVRGRQVTTAEEAEQALSEAMENADIGIILINERLAELVRPLVDSFVFTRQFPLILEIPDRMGRVEGKPSLKELVNEAIGIKL; translated from the coding sequence ATGAAATATTTCGTTATCGGTGATGAAGATACTGTTCTCGGATTCGGCATGGTCGGAGTAAGAGGACGGCAGGTGACAACCGCAGAGGAAGCTGAACAGGCCCTCAGTGAAGCCATGGAAAATGCCGACATAGGCATAATCCTCATCAACGAAAGACTGGCGGAATTAGTTAGACCCCTGGTTGACAGTTTTGTGTTCACCAGACAGTTTCCCCTTATCCTGGAGATTCCTGACCGTATGGGCCGGGTGGAAGGGAAACCATCTTTAAAAGAACTTGTAAATGAAGCAATCGGAATCAAGCTCTGA
- a CDS encoding ATP synthase subunit C: MNLKQKLSLHLSARVVVITAMFLILGLVGLQNLSAEEAQPQEAAAASYQVQSFGLMAAALAFAAAAIGAGIAISHVGSAAMGAIGEKPEIAGQALIFVALAEGIVVFGFITALMILGKI; encoded by the coding sequence GTGAATCTTAAGCAGAAATTATCCCTGCATCTGTCAGCCCGGGTGGTCGTAATAACGGCTATGTTCCTGATTCTCGGCCTTGTAGGACTCCAGAACCTGAGTGCCGAAGAGGCCCAGCCTCAGGAAGCAGCCGCAGCATCATACCAGGTTCAGTCCTTTGGACTCATGGCTGCCGCTCTGGCCTTTGCGGCAGCAGCCATCGGTGCGGGAATTGCCATCAGCCATGTAGGTTCTGCCGCCATGGGTGCCATAGGTGAAAAACCCGAGATTGCAGGGCAGGCCCTGATATTCGTTGCTCTGGCCGAAGGTATCGTTGTCTTCGGGTTTATTACGGCCCTGATGATTCTCGGTAAAATCTGA
- a CDS encoding V-type ATP synthase subunit I, whose amino-acid sequence MILSSKMNHLTAVVTRAHMDSVTTVLLQMGVMDFIKTEEIPFLRDQRLQSLEVNESAARMAESRLRIETLLRSADLLPVMGDEIEASSNDSLDKIEKMLDALSNEQQGFRDKQQEIQSEINRLLDMKRQVDLFGDEKALIERAEKGVSGYSFLFLETGSVESKMLQGLQDSLSSLTTVVIETVSQNKRSHCIIMGMKKDQSEIQKRLESASWIKGPLPPEAAASLNSDKANNRASGDVDIRVGALKKSQDEIKEKSREYIRGKIEWLQSTWSDLHIRELYLKIQSYFSSSESCILFNGWVPEEHREELDKRVKEAAEGHCLLDWHDTVWVDKTTEGRLTPPVEMKNPRAFRPFEMLVKNFGTPAYGTIDPTPLVAVSYLAMFGLMFGDAGHGLILILAGLGMIIKDRKQGKEPKNLYTLIIYCGGAAVAAGVLFGSYFGYSWFPPLWFNYHAVVAGHSSGHEAINNIYDILLITIWFGIAVLGLGIVLNIINCIRKKDWVRLIFNKAGILGAWMYAAGVYTAFVFVENAYKTLPSSTVLTLGLGLPALLLLFKEPVEHILEGHHFSLKPSSLMNLFMEWMVELLEIFSGYLANTLSFMRVAGLGIAHVSLMTAFFQMADMAPPAGGVLILLLGNALVIALEGLSAGIQSLRLNYYEFFSKYFNGTGRAYEPISLKSRLGGSSES is encoded by the coding sequence ATGATTCTGAGCTCAAAGATGAATCACCTTACAGCTGTGGTGACCCGTGCTCATATGGACAGTGTAACCACTGTACTGCTGCAGATGGGTGTGATGGATTTTATTAAAACAGAAGAAATCCCTTTTTTGCGTGATCAGAGACTTCAGAGTCTTGAAGTCAACGAATCAGCCGCACGCATGGCCGAAAGCCGACTCAGGATTGAAACTTTACTGAGGTCCGCCGACCTCCTTCCTGTGATGGGAGATGAAATTGAGGCGAGTAGTAATGACTCCCTGGATAAAATAGAAAAAATGCTGGATGCCCTTTCAAATGAACAGCAGGGATTCAGGGATAAACAGCAGGAGATACAATCAGAAATCAACAGACTTCTGGATATGAAAAGACAGGTAGACCTCTTTGGAGATGAAAAGGCCCTTATTGAAAGAGCCGAAAAAGGTGTTTCAGGGTACTCCTTTCTCTTTCTGGAGACAGGGAGTGTTGAGAGTAAAATGCTTCAGGGTCTGCAGGATTCCCTCTCTTCCCTGACAACTGTGGTAATTGAAACTGTTTCTCAGAATAAAAGAAGCCACTGCATCATCATGGGGATGAAGAAGGACCAGAGTGAGATACAGAAGCGTCTTGAATCCGCCTCCTGGATCAAAGGCCCCCTGCCTCCCGAAGCTGCCGCCAGTCTGAACAGTGACAAAGCCAATAACAGAGCCTCCGGTGATGTTGATATCAGAGTAGGCGCACTGAAAAAGTCACAGGATGAAATCAAGGAGAAATCCAGGGAATATATAAGAGGTAAAATCGAGTGGCTTCAGTCCACCTGGTCCGACCTGCACATCAGAGAACTTTATCTTAAGATTCAGTCATACTTCTCCTCCTCGGAAAGCTGTATTCTTTTTAACGGCTGGGTACCCGAAGAACACAGAGAAGAACTGGATAAAAGAGTCAAGGAGGCTGCAGAAGGTCACTGTCTTCTGGACTGGCATGATACGGTCTGGGTAGATAAGACAACAGAGGGGCGTCTGACTCCCCCCGTGGAGATGAAGAATCCCAGAGCCTTCAGGCCCTTTGAAATGCTTGTCAAAAATTTCGGGACCCCTGCCTACGGGACAATTGATCCCACTCCTCTGGTTGCAGTCAGCTATCTGGCGATGTTCGGTCTGATGTTCGGAGATGCAGGACACGGACTGATACTTATCCTGGCCGGTCTGGGGATGATTATCAAGGATAGAAAGCAGGGAAAAGAACCTAAGAACCTGTATACCCTCATTATCTACTGCGGCGGAGCTGCGGTTGCTGCGGGAGTACTCTTCGGTTCCTACTTCGGATACTCCTGGTTTCCCCCTCTCTGGTTTAACTATCATGCGGTTGTTGCAGGACATTCCAGCGGCCATGAAGCAATAAACAATATCTATGACATTCTGCTCATCACAATCTGGTTTGGAATTGCCGTTCTGGGTCTGGGAATTGTCCTAAATATCATCAACTGCATCCGGAAAAAAGACTGGGTCAGGCTTATTTTCAATAAGGCCGGAATTCTGGGGGCCTGGATGTATGCCGCCGGTGTCTATACTGCTTTTGTCTTTGTAGAAAACGCTTACAAAACCTTACCCTCTTCCACTGTACTGACATTAGGTCTGGGACTGCCGGCGCTTCTCCTCCTTTTCAAGGAACCTGTAGAACATATTCTGGAGGGTCATCACTTCTCACTCAAGCCCTCATCATTGATGAACCTTTTTATGGAATGGATGGTGGAGCTGCTGGAGATATTCTCGGGCTACCTTGCCAATACACTCTCCTTTATGAGAGTTGCGGGTCTCGGGATTGCACATGTCAGCCTGATGACCGCCTTTTTTCAGATGGCCGATATGGCCCCACCGGCAGGGGGAGTATTAATCCTTCTTCTGGGCAATGCACTGGTAATAGCACTTGAAGGACTGTCTGCAGGAATTCAGTCCCTCAGGTTGAATTATTATGAATTTTTTTCCAAATATTTCAACGGAACGGGACGGGCCTATGAGCCTATATCTTTAAAATCCCGTTTAGGAGGTAGTAGTGAATCTTAA